In the bacterium genome, CGGGTGAGGTGGAATGTGTGCTGACGCTGCCTCCAGGACTCGTGCTCGATCCTTCAACACAGTCCCTTCGCCAAACGCTTTCCGGAACGATCGCACCGGGAAGGACTGAACATTTCACATGGACACTGCGCGTGGATACATCCGCACTCGTGCTCGCTGCGGACAGCGGTCTGTGGATCGATGCGGTGACGTATTACAAGGTCGGTGATAATCCCCGGGAAGGGGCGCCTGCAGCCCTGCCCTGTGAGCATTACCTGCGCTTCGAACAGGTCGAGCATCTCGAACCGCTGCTGGCCTGCAACGTGGAGATGCCGGATTCGATTCTCGTCAATGGCACCGGCGACAACTATTTCCCACAGCCTTTCACGGTACGGTTTACGACGGAGAACACAGGCACGGAAGCAGTGACGTTCGCACGTTTCGGTCTGTATCCCGGTGGAGACATTGGTGCGATCCCGGTACCGGCGAATCAAAAGTATCAGCCGGGTGTGACGCTGCCTCCGGGCGAGACGCACGCGCTTACCTGGCAGGTACGCACCGAGCGCAGGGCAGAGGACCGCTGGATGCGCGTGCTCGTGGCGGGAGAGGACGCGATCGGCAACCCGATCACCTTCTGCGAGCAAGAGGTGTTTGTGCCCGGACTCTTGTCACCGCGCTGTCAACCTGCGTCGACGGTTGAGATACGAGTCGATCCTTCGACGGGCGCGTATACCCCGGATCCGTTCGAGGTCGGCATGACAATGCAGCAAGTGCTCGATACCACGCTTCTCGACTGCGTCGGGGTGATTGACCTTTCTGCCTGTCGTTATGTCGGACTCGCCAGTGGCGAGACCCTGCAGCGTCCGGCCGTGCGTCTTTCGGCCGACGAAAGCGATACCCTGCGCTGGCAATTGTCGCTGTCGTCCATTCCGTCTGTCACTGCGTACGACACCGTCGTCTACCAGACGTATTCCGCTGGTGAGCTGCGCAGCAGTTGCCTGCAGGTGTTTCGTATCGTGACGCTGTCGGAAAACGTCTCCTGTGCCATCACGGCCGGGGATTCACTCACGCAGCAGGACCTGCTCTCCCGTACTCCCGTTCCACTCTCGGGTATCCTGCGCAACATCGGTACTGTCCCGGTGAGCGTGGACCATCTCAGGCTTTCGATACCCGCCGGGAGCGGGGTGTATGCCGACGAAGCGCTCATGCAGACGGGCAGAACCCTGGGACCGAATGAGGACCTTGTCATCGACTGGACGCTGCACGCGCGTATTCTCCGAAACAGCCGCGACGTTTTGCTTGAAGTATCCGCTTTCGATGATACCGACAGTTTGCTCACGAGCTGTATGCACAATCTGCATATTGCGGGTGGACCCGAACTGCAGTGCATGCTGTCCGCTGCAGATACGGTACGATTCGACCGGCAGGGTCCCGCGTATGATCCGGATCCGTGTCCTGTTACCGTAGACCTTCGCAACCTGCTCGATGAAGAAGAACGCAGCGTTGACGCGCACATTGACCTTTCATCTGCAACACGCTTTACGCTGGCAAGCGGAGAAACCACGGAGAAAACCATCACGGTCATCGACAGCCAGGCAACGGGGACGGTAACCTGGCTTCTCATCCCGCAGCCTGCATCTACCGCCGAGGATCAGGAGGTCATCGTGCGCTATCGATCCGACGAGCAGACGGAGTGGAAAGAGTGCAGTGTGATTATTCACATCGAAGCCTGGCCGGAGGAAACGGGCACAGACTGTGCAACAGGGGGACACGATTCCCTTTACGCAGATCCGTACTACGAACGTTTCATCCCTGATCCGCTCTTTGTGTCGTACACCGTAACGAATACCGGGACAATCGCTCTCACGGGCTGTGAGGCTTCGATTATCCTTCCTCCCGAGTTCGTCCTTGCCGGATCGGACAGTACGCAGCTGTTCACATCACCGGAGTTTGCAAATCAGCAGGGCGGACCCGTTTCACCCGGAACACTTCTTCCGAACGCATCCTGCACACGGTGGTGGATGATCACGCCGTCGAATCAGCTTACGGCAGCCGGACCTGTTAACGTAACGTGGCAATGGCGTTCCGATCAGCAGGGAAGTAGTGATGGATGCAGTTCGTCCATCGAAGTCGTCTTCGATTCCCCGGGCAGTGTCGTGCTCTCCCCGAAGCACCTGTACTTCGAAGCCGAACGCGGCGGACCGCTTCCCGCAGCGCAGAGCGTGCAGTTGTGGACGGGCGGAGGATTGTCCATGCCCTGGAGCATGCAGCCCACTGAAACCTGGTTGAATGCAAATCCACTCTCCGGCAGCCAGGAAGCCACGGTCGTTGTGCAGCCGAACAGCACGATGCTTGATGTCGGTGGACACGGAGCCGCACTGAACGTATCCGCAACCCCGTCGAATCGCAGCATCGCAGTGACATACGTGATCCGGAAGAGCACCGGTGTTGACGATCCGTCGCTACCTGCCGCTTTAACCCTTGAAGCGTGGCCGCAACCGGTCGCAATTGGTGGCATGCTGCAGGTGGCCATTCCCGGTGCGGGAGATGAGAGCTATCGCCTGTCGCTTTACGACATGCTTGGACGCGAACGCCTCTCCCGCACGCTCGAAGCCGGTGGACAGTGGGGCATAGCTGTGTCCGGCACACAGTTCACTCCGGGAAGCTACATCCTTCGCGTCACAGCTGCGGACGGTGCGCAGGTGTCGAAGCTTATATCGGTGATCAGGTAGCATCTCGAGACACCAATCAATGGGAACACCCGCCTTCGTCCTGTAATACAGGACTTCGGCGGGCACGCGGATTTTCACGGGTCGTAAGGATTTTCACGGAAAAGGGGGGAGGTCGGATCTGCTGAAATTTGTGGCACTCGCTCTTCCGGCTTCGTTTAGCTCTCGCGTGCCCGCCGTAGTTGCGCGCAGCGTCACGTAGGCGGGCCTTCGCTCTCGCCCTCGCCCTCGCCTTCGCCCTCGCCTTCGCTCTCGCCTTCGCCCTCGAATTCGCTCTCGCCATCGCCTTCGCCTTCGCCTTCGCACTTCCGGCTTCGCTTCGCCCGCACCATACAAGCATTGGTGCATGATATTAGCGATAGCTACGGCGGGACGAGACGCCGCGACATGCGATCTCCTGCAGCACAGCGTAGTCGACACCCACACACTCCCTAATTGCAGCACGTGCAGCAGTATGAGTACTATTCCCGAAAAAAAGGTTTTAAAATATTTGCATTGTGCGGTTTTGATTTTTATCTTTTGGTATCGGTGACAGCAATCCGAAAATATGAGGAACGGTCTCCCTGAAAATCTGCATGGGGACACCGTGAATTCTACGCCACTGCGGCGATACAGCGATTGTTCTACCAATGAAGAGGTGAGGTTTGGAGACTGGGGATGAAATGTAGCACCGGGTGCAAAGGGAGCGACGCGAAGAGTCGGCATACGGGGCAAAGCTGGGACAGAGGACACGCGGCGAGGGAAGTAGGTTCGCCTGTTTCTGATACCGCAGAGTTATCCGCAACAACATCGTAACCACGAAACCAACGTATGATCGGTACATGGACACCGCTTGGTCGCTTGCGTACCTGGCTGTTCTCCCTGTATCGCCGAGCGCAATAATCAACAGCCGACCTCACGGACCTGAGTCTCCCGCAAAGAAGCATCAGGTGCCACAAGGCCGGCAAGGTCCGTAGACCACCAGTAATTACAGGAATTCCAATGAAGAATTCAACTTCTTCGCATGCCGGTGCGAGGCCGTGCATGCATGTATTGACCGTCACTGCTGCGTGCAGACTATTCCGACGCATCGGATCAACCATTTTCGGCATCGCCTGCATCCTGGCACTGCTCGTCACGAGCACCCCCGTGACACTGAACGCGCAGACGGAATGGAAAGACCGTCCTATTGTCCATAAGAAGGAAAATCAGCTTTCACCAGCGATCGCCAGACCAGCCCGACTGGATTACACCATTGTTGTCTGGGAGGATTTCAGGAATGAGGGTGACTATGACATCTACGTACAGAAAATAGACAATGTTACAGGTCTCCCATTGTGGATGGAGCCAGATGGTATCGCCGTATGCACTGAGGAGGGAGATCAACGCTATCCCCGGGCAGCATACGATTCACTCGGTGGCGTAATCATTACATGGGTGGATGAGAGATCTGGTTACAAAAATGTTTATGCACAACGAATCTCCGCGACAACTGGTGAGGTGGATGCGAACTGGCCGTCAGACGGTGCTGTAGTCTGTGAGCAAGATGCCAACTGTGAACATGTAAGGATTGCAGGCACAGCTGATGGTGCATTTATAACTTGGCTTGACTACCGTGATTACTCAAGCGGCGTCAACCGGAAGGTGTACGCCCAGTATATGCTAAGCTCAACTGCGACCTATCCACAATCGACTAACTGGGTACAGGATGGGATCGAAGTAGCTGACAATATTGATGAGGGAGATCAAGCGAACCCGGAAATTGCTAGAGAATATGATTGGGACAGTGGAAAGGCTAATTGTGTAGTCTCGTTTCAGAAGTACGTAGATGTCAACGGTGATATGTATTGGAACGTCTATGCGGCAAAACTTGATGCGACCGGAGACAAAGAGTATGGAGGTGCAGATATTGCGCTAGCTACAAATGAATCTGATCAGCTTTACCCGAAAATTGTCTGCAGTGGTGAAGATGTAAGTAGAGATGAACCACGCGCGATCGTTGTATGGCAAGACTCACGGGAGGATCATTCCAGCCAGCCAAAACTGTATGACATCTATTCACGTACTATCGATGCAGACGGAAATATTCCAGGAAACACTGGAGATATTGTATGCGCCATCGATGAAACGCAGCAGTTTCCAGTCGTTGCCCTGTGGGAGCGGCCGTATGATCCTTTGACATATGATCCCTATATCCCTTTCGTGACAATCGCTTGGGAGGACCTTCGAGATGCACAACAGAATGGGGTCGATATTTATGCAGCAGTGCTGGATGCCAGAGGAGGCTCTCTTGTGAATCCCTATGGATCGGTTGGGGAGGCGATCGCATACGCCACTGATGATGAAGAGCAGCCCGCAATTGACATGGTTCCTTCGTCGTCGGACGTGTTCATCGCTTGGAGGCGGCACGACAGCTCATTAGGAGCGGATGATATCCATTATCAGGAAATTGAAGTCGAGTCATGGTATTTTGGGAAAGCTGCTGGTGGCTGGCCCGTAACGGAAGCGAAGAACGACCAAAATCTGCCCCAGGTGGGCGGGGATGTAATTGTTTATGAAGATGACCGTCGTGATGTGGTGACGAATGATACAAGAGATGACTGGGATATCTATTGCGAAACGCCAGGTACGTGTGTCGGGCCAACAGCGATGGATTGGAGAGACCAGTTTCCCGATGTAAGACAAAGTGGTGACGCAGATAGCGTCCGTTTCGTGACAGATGAAGAGTACAATACATACGTAGTATGGGAAAAGGAAACAGGCGTAAATGGCAATCAGGATGTTTATATTCAAAAATATGATAAATATGGAGTGCCACGCTGGAAGCACGGCGGAATCAGACTAAATACTGTAAGCCTTGCTGGACATCCAGGTGTAGCATTAAGTGATGCATCGGGGGGAGCTCAAGTTGTCTGGCAGCAGAAAGTAAATGGTCGCTATCAAATATGGTATGCAAAAATAGAATCTGCTGGGGGTTATGATATATCTCCCGAACTGTTTGACGCACATCCGAGAGGTGAGTATACGGATCCAGTTATTACCTACACAGATTATTTTGTTGATCCAAGTGGAGGTGACGGCGATCCGGCAATTACCTCGGACTACAAGGCTTATATTGGATTCACATATGACGACAACCTCGTAATAGCTGTGAAACCGGTATCCGGTACTGTTTCTCGTACTCAGATTACTTTAGGAGTGGATATCGATGACTGGTCGAATTTTGTTAAATTGGTCTCACCATCAGGAAAGCACTTATATGGGGTTGCTGAAGGTGGGCCAACTGACAAACGCTGGTTGTCCTTCACAGCGCGATTTGAATCGGCACCGGGAGGAGCGCAAACAACGGATTTCAGTGTCTATACATTTAAGAATTTAATAGACTATGGGGGAATAGATATTGCGCTGGATGAGTACGAAACAGGTGGTAGTCAAGATGCAATTGTTCTTGTAAGTTATTCACAAGATGCTCAATACGGAGCAATGCTACATGCACAATGGTTAAACGCTACCAACCTAAGTGCTAGTACATCACCTGACATGATAATAGGAGTACCAGGCTCTGATTATAGGATATCACATCCAAGACTGGCACCCGATGACTGTCGTGCCGCGAATAGCTACGGTGGTATGTTGGCAACGTGGGACTATGAATTCCCTGTATCTCAAGTCCAGAAGCACAATATCCAAACCGAAAAGCTCACGTACACATATGGACAAAATCCTGCTTCTGTCAGCCGCTGTGACCCAAATGCTCAGATTATCGCAGTGACGAACCAGTCGTATACATGGCCAACAAATCCAGAGATAGCAAAAGTGACTGCCCCGAATGGTATCGATACTCTATCTTTCATTGTATGGGAAGGTCTCACGGAGAGCTGTTCCCCTGCACGTGGGCGGGAAGTTGTTGGGCAGTGGGTAGCATACAATTACTTTCCCAATCCACAAAGAGGTCCACAGTGGTCGAGCGAATTACAGATGTCACCTGGAGCAGGGCAGTATTTGCAAACATATCCACTTGTTCAAACATCAGAAGATAATACGGTCAGTGTATACTGGATAGATGGTAGAGCGAGTGCGGATCTCGTGATGGGTACCAGAGCATGGGGTGGGGCATATGATGCTGTGTTCTGGGCTAAGGAAGCTGTCGCTGATGCTCCGGTTGTCCCCAACGACGTTATCTTGGGTGAAGCTTATCCGAATCCGATGTCTCTTTCTGCCGGGACCCCATCAAACGTTGTAATTCAAATCCAATCTGAACAGACGGTGTCACTCAAGCTGTACAACACGTTCGGTCAAGTTGTTGGATCTGTCTTTGATGGGGTGTTGACCCCAGGATCGCACACAATGCAGTTTGATGTCTCGGCATTACACTCCGGGATATATTATTATGTATTAACCGCTTCGAGTAAAACTAGCACTCGAGGTATCGTGATCGTACGTTAGTATGTATTCTTGGGTAGCTGCCCCGCTCTCACGCACTGTAAGGGTGGGGCAGCACTCATATTGCTATGAAACCGGAACCCCATGAACTGGCCTTAGGATGCTCTATGAGGACGTCACTCGCTGTTATCGTAATTCTGGCTTTATCCTGTAGCGCGCAAGCAAGGGAAACTGGAGATGAACCAATTGACATTCCACGTATGATTATTCGGAATGCAGGTCAGTGGGACAATTCCGTACACTTTGCGATTCCCGGAGAGAATGGATCGCTCTGGTTTCTGAAGGACGGCCTGGCCATCACGCGTCCGAGATCGGGAAAAACGCTACCGGGAGAACTCAGCCTGAATGGCGCAGATGATGGAACTGTCGAGATGGAGATCATCCGCCTGCGCTTTAAGAATCACTCAGACGCCATGCGACTTATGGCAATGGACACCGCAGATGCTGTATCTCATTTTTATCTCTGCGCTGACAGCACGAAGTGGCGTGAGGACGTATCAAATCATGGGAGAGTGCGGTATGCGAATGTATGGGATGGAGTGGACATTGAGATTGATGCACTCGGAAGGTCTGCGGAGCCAGGTTGGAAAGAGATCACAGCAGCTGGAAATGGCCGTCCTGCTATAAGAATTCGGAGTCGTAATGAAATTACGCGTGAAAAGATGAAGTTCGAGCTCCAGCAAGGAAACGGGACAGAGCAATATTCTTATGAAGAGCTTCCAGCAAGCTCATTTATGTGCGCCTTTAGCTATGGCGGTTTTTTCTCTACTTGTACTGAATCAGGGATGATGTATATGTCCGGAGCTACGATCAGTCCGGAATATCCATGTAATAATACCATTAGGAATCCGTTCTATCCTGGGTATCATCACAATACAGTGTTCAAATATGACCCGAAGAAAAAAGAGCTTATCTATAGTACATTTCTCGGACCCTATCAACTTGGCTCTTTCGTTGATAGTTGGATGATTGGTGAGAATCTTGATGTGCGAGACGGTGTAGTTGTCACGATTAGCGTAGGAAATGAGAACTATCCGGTGAACCGATCCTTGCCAGGTTCTTATGGCCCCGTCATCGATTCACTCGATGCTCAGTGCGTAATAAGTGTGCTTGCAAAAGATGGCAGACATGAATATGCGGCTTTTATCGGAGGTCCCGGAAAAATACACCCGGTTTCAATTCATAGTACAAAGAACGAGATCTATTTTTTCGGCTTGGTTTCCTGTACGAATGGAGATAGTATTCGAGCCATCACGGACAACGCCATAGAGCGAACCGCATACTTTATGCATTCAGGCCATGTGTCCACTTCTGTATTCGGAATTGTCTCAAAACAACTGGATACACTTCATTATTTAACATATCTCATGCCGTCGACAGAGCAAGACGCCATGGTAAGTAATACGAATAACCATTATGACATGCATGTAGATGATTCCGACGGCAGTGCAGTATTCATTTATGATGTCCCTGAAGCTGGTTTACAAGATGTTCCATTGAAGCATACACTGATATCAGCAGAGGACATTGCAGGTAATTCAGGGACCTATATCGTAAAGTACTCACGTCTGAGAAACGAATATGAATATGCAACATGGTACGGATATACAGACAGGTCGTTGTGGTTTGAAGCATCAAAACTTGGAAAGAATGGACGGCTGTATATTCTAGGAAAAACATATCCGAGATCGGGTACGCAAGCCCTGCCTGGTTTGTGGACCCGATACGGAGAAGGGATTCCCGATGATGTTGTGTCCACTTCAAAAATACTAGGTGTTCTTGATGAAAAAGGCCAGAGCCTCGGCGGCATCGAGGTTAACACCGGTCTCGATTCTCGCGACGCCCGATGTAATATTGATGAATCGATGTGTGGGATGATCGTTTTCACTGGCAATTTGTATTACCCAAACACATCCAGCTTAGAATCTTATGATATCCTCCCTACCGTTCACGCCTTTGATACTGTGAGTGTTGCAGCACCAGATCCTATTCCTGTTTATGATCTTTATATTATTGCGATGGATGCGGTGAGCCTTGAAGTAGTTTATTCGTCTTATTGGAACCATCCGTTCAAATCCAGAATTCCTTATCCAAAGATCATATCTCGCCCTAATGGATTTATTTTTTATTATGATGGGTATAATCCCAATACAATTACCAGATACCCTGATTGGAAAGTCCTCGGACAGGCGATACCATTGAGTTCATACGGCGTCGACCTACGCATTCCCACACCTTGCTGGCAGTTCAGTTGTGCAATATCGAGCATTGATACGATCCAGGTAGAGAAAACGCGTGGGTATGGTGAGCCTCGAACGTTTGATGTGCACTATATACTTTCCAACATCAGTGATGCCAAAGGTGCACGCGTCCTTCAGGGCACAATCGATGTCCCGCCAGGACTGGAAGTTGTCGCACCCTCAAGCGGACAGCCCATGCTTCCTGCGGAGATTGGTCCCGGCGAATCAGCAAGTTGCACATGGACGCTGCGTGTGAAGGATGCGTCTCTGATAGGTGATACACTGGAGGTGTTATGCAAAGCGTTCTTTGTTGATCCGGAATCCGGCGCGGAATGGCCTGCAGCCGAGGAATGGTGTACGTACGATATTGTCGTCAAACGTTTCGATGAGGATGATCCGCGACTTTCCTGCCTGATTGAGGGACCTGACCGCGTGTACTGGAAGGGTAATGGTTACGCAGAGACTCCGGACGGCGAAGTCGGTTTGCTCCACTATATGGTGACATACACGAACGTTACGTCCGCACCAGTCCCTGTCGCGTCCTTCCAACAATCCGCCATTCCGAACTGCCGCATTTTCCGCAATCCGTTCTGGCCGGGAGAGACCATTGCGCCAGGGGCTTCCGTCAGTTTCCCGGTCGAAGTCCGTATCGATGCACTTCGCTTCGATCGTGACATCATTCTGCGTACCAGCGCTATGGATGAGTACGGTTTGCCTTGGAGTGACTGCGAGATCCACACCTACATTCCCGGTGTACCGGAGCTTCCATGTGAGATAGGAGGACCAGAGAAGATCGTATGGAATACCGCACTGAGTGCAGCTGATCCCGAAGCGCCACAATACACTCTGACGCTCACCAATCCGCTGGACACCGTCCGCGTTGATGTTCGTGTCCGTCTGGATTTGATTTCCGCTTCGGATCTGGGTCCTGCTGCAGGGGATTCCCTCGTACGCGACTCTTTCACCGTGGGGGAGAAATCCGATCAGAGCCTGCAATTCAACATGATGCTGCAGAATCCACCAGCCGTGCCAACCGATGACACATTGCTGTTTGCGATCACGGTGGATGGATTCACGTACTACTGCAGCAAAATTGTGCATATCGATGTCATCGATAAAACAGTGGTGTGCACGCTGAACGCTCCGGATCAGATCGATGAGTCCACCGTGCTCTCCCGTGCTCTCGTTCTATTGCAATACAATCTGACGAACTCTGGTACAGTGCAGGTTGAAGTCGACCGAATCGAGCTTGAAATCGCACCTGGGAGTGGTGTGATGACAGAAGAAGCACTGATTCGCAGCGGAGGAACGCTCACACCAGGAAACAGTATTCCGATGGACTGGAATCTGCGGATTCCTGTTCTACGATCTGCACGGACAGCACATTTTAGCGTAACCGCATACGGCAGAGACGATGAGGTCATTGCCGCGTGCACAAAAGAAATTGAGATTGAAGCTGTGGAGAGTCCCTTATGCAGACTGAATGCAGTGGATACGGTGCGCTTTGACCGGGATCATGTTCAATATGAACCTTATCCTGTTCCTTTGACATCCATGCTGGACAATTTCCTCGATGAGGAAGAAACGAATGTCGTAGCTGAGATTGTGCTCGATCTTGCCACGAGGTTTGAGCTGGATGCCACTGAAGTCGCACAGAAGAGTATGCCAGTACTCGATACGCATTCAACCTCGTCATTGAGTTGGATTCTTCTTCCGCAGAGAGCTTCTATTGCCGAGGATCAGGAAGTCCTCGTGCGCTACCGCTCCGACGAGCAGACCGAGTGGAAACAGTGCAGCGTGATTATTCACATCGAAGCCTGGCCGGAAGAGACGGGCATTGCCTGTGCAACTGGTGGACACGATTCCCTGTACGCCGATCCCTACTACGAACGCTTC is a window encoding:
- a CDS encoding T9SS type A sorting domain-containing protein translates to MIIRNAGQWDNSVHFAIPGENGSLWFLKDGLAITRPRSGKTLPGELSLNGADDGTVEMEIIRLRFKNHSDAMRLMAMDTADAVSHFYLCADSTKWREDVSNHGRVRYANVWDGVDIEIDALGRSAEPGWKEITAAGNGRPAIRIRSRNEITREKMKFELQQGNGTEQYSYEELPASSFMCAFSYGGFFSTCTESGMMYMSGATISPEYPCNNTIRNPFYPGYHHNTVFKYDPKKKELIYSTFLGPYQLGSFVDSWMIGENLDVRDGVVVTISVGNENYPVNRSLPGSYGPVIDSLDAQCVISVLAKDGRHEYAAFIGGPGKIHPVSIHSTKNEIYFFGLVSCTNGDSIRAITDNAIERTAYFMHSGHVSTSVFGIVSKQLDTLHYLTYLMPSTEQDAMVSNTNNHYDMHVDDSDGSAVFIYDVPEAGLQDVPLKHTLISAEDIAGNSGTYIVKYSRLRNEYEYATWYGYTDRSLWFEASKLGKNGRLYILGKTYPRSGTQALPGLWTRYGEGIPDDVVSTSKILGVLDEKGQSLGGIEVNTGLDSRDARCNIDESMCGMIVFTGNLYYPNTSSLESYDILPTVHAFDTVSVAAPDPIPVYDLYIIAMDAVSLEVVYSSYWNHPFKSRIPYPKIISRPNGFIFYYDGYNPNTITRYPDWKVLGQAIPLSSYGVDLRIPTPCWQFSCAISSIDTIQVEKTRGYGEPRTFDVHYILSNISDAKGARVLQGTIDVPPGLEVVAPSSGQPMLPAEIGPGESASCTWTLRVKDASLIGDTLEVLCKAFFVDPESGAEWPAAEEWCTYDIVVKRFDEDDPRLSCLIEGPDRVYWKGNGYAETPDGEVGLLHYMVTYTNVTSAPVPVASFQQSAIPNCRIFRNPFWPGETIAPGASVSFPVEVRIDALRFDRDIILRTSAMDEYGLPWSDCEIHTYIPGVPELPCEIGGPEKIVWNTALSAADPEAPQYTLTLTNPLDTVRVDVRVRLDLISASDLGPAAGDSLVRDSFTVGEKSDQSLQFNMMLQNPPAVPTDDTLLFAITVDGFTYYCSKIVHIDVIDKTVVCTLNAPDQIDESTVLSRALVLLQYNLTNSGTVQVEVDRIELEIAPGSGVMTEEALIRSGGTLTPGNSIPMDWNLRIPVLRSARTAHFSVTAYGRDDEVIAACTKEIEIEAVESPLCRLNAVDTVRFDRDHVQYEPYPVPLTSMLDNFLDEEETNVVAEIVLDLATRFELDATEVAQKSMPVLDTHSTSSLSWILLPQRASIAEDQEVLVRYRSDEQTEWKQCSVIIHIEAWPEETGIACATGGHDSLYADPYYERFIPDPLFVSYTATNTGTIALTGCEVSIVLPQEFVLAGSDSTQLFTSPEFANQPGGPVSPGTLLPNASCTRWWMITPSNQLTAAGAVNVTWQWRSDQQGSSDGCSSSIEVVFDSPGSVVLSPKHLYFEAERGGPLPAAQSVQLWTGGGLSMPWSMQPTETWLNANPLSGSQEATVVVQPNSTMLDVGGHGAALNVSATPSNRSIAVTYVIRKSTGVDDPSIPAALTLEAWPQPVTIGGMLQVAIPGAGDESYRLSLYDMLGRERLTQYAETASPVVIDIGALQLSSGIYLLRAFAVDGAQATRMISVTGMR
- a CDS encoding T9SS type A sorting domain-containing protein, with translation MTLNAQTEWKDRPIVHKKENQLSPAIARPARLDYTIVVWEDFRNEGDYDIYVQKIDNVTGLPLWMEPDGIAVCTEEGDQRYPRAAYDSLGGVIITWVDERSGYKNVYAQRISATTGEVDANWPSDGAVVCEQDANCEHVRIAGTADGAFITWLDYRDYSSGVNRKVYAQYMLSSTATYPQSTNWVQDGIEVADNIDEGDQANPEIAREYDWDSGKANCVVSFQKYVDVNGDMYWNVYAAKLDATGDKEYGGADIALATNESDQLYPKIVCSGEDVSRDEPRAIVVWQDSREDHSSQPKLYDIYSRTIDADGNIPGNTGDIVCAIDETQQFPVVALWERPYDPLTYDPYIPFVTIAWEDLRDAQQNGVDIYAAVLDARGGSLVNPYGSVGEAIAYATDDEEQPAIDMVPSSSDVFIAWRRHDSSLGADDIHYQEIEVESWYFGKAAGGWPVTEAKNDQNLPQVGGDVIVYEDDRRDVVTNDTRDDWDIYCETPGTCVGPTAMDWRDQFPDVRQSGDADSVRFVTDEEYNTYVVWEKETGVNGNQDVYIQKYDKYGVPRWKHGGIRLNTVSLAGHPGVALSDASGGAQVVWQQKVNGRYQIWYAKIESAGGYDISPELFDAHPRGEYTDPVITYTDYFVDPSGGDGDPAITSDYKAYIGFTYDDNLVIAVKPVSGTVSRTQITLGVDIDDWSNFVKLVSPSGKHLYGVAEGGPTDKRWLSFTARFESAPGGAQTTDFSVYTFKNLIDYGGIDIALDEYETGGSQDAIVLVSYSQDAQYGAMLHAQWLNATNLSASTSPDMIIGVPGSDYRISHPRLAPDDCRAANSYGGMLATWDYEFPVSQVQKHNIQTEKLTYTYGQNPASVSRCDPNAQIIAVTNQSYTWPTNPEIAKVTAPNGIDTLSFIVWEGLTESCSPARGREVVGQWVAYNYFPNPQRGPQWSSELQMSPGAGQYLQTYPLVQTSEDNTVSVYWIDGRASADLVMGTRAWGGAYDAVFWAKEAVADAPVVPNDVILGEAYPNPMSLSAGTPSNVVIQIQSEQTVSLKLYNTFGQVVGSVFDGVLTPGSHTMQFDVSALHSGIYYYVLTASSKTSTRGIVIVR
- a CDS encoding T9SS type A sorting domain-containing protein, translated to MRRDVLSRIPLQFIENGGQWDAPVEFGVIRGMEKAAFSREGVTIFRPQRRSVALPSYSEGGMSNGMDAEIWGKVERLGLHFIRPSVKLRVTGSGLTDTKTNFYIGSDSSRWSAGLDSFTGVRYADVWEGIDVSFTEKGGKLVQRIDIGAGEDLASVAFSASGFAHGEALQSARWFDDNGHAVPAGGGFEQYGDTIRLRPYRNFLERRMVIETEFNTLLGGSGIEELHGYDIDEKGRIVVAMLTTSTDLPVINASQEMHRGGSLPLETDYYIASFDAEMQICNWSTYLGGSEDEAFHAYVDLLHGDLRGCITPHLEKLETSGSNTYMLGTTESYDFPISSNAMQKNRQPPTMGETTATTLTMFDDTGQLVQSTWVGGPAMFSPFSLDASSQGDVLVGGITSGEQWFVQPGALLDSNTVDQPYVDSIMTILSFVKFTKDLDSVQAGTYLFPFPGVKTAGTSGLMTEITEQGELVIAIQLVDSTTHPPAIASWQSSGGKEDLLVCKVNASFTDYVFTTWLGGKVIAGSDLAVTKDGDVIVAGIDFTGDLVMRHPLSSTYSTAKGVQSHFVAKIPGRGGVADFVTYLPWLEKSANLSFGSSVDVLDCGDILVFGIGITDSILFQNPDDTVSSVFQNGQTPYLLALDPTGQNIRYSSYWHFDGSYPNQQTLGFGVSGGRLVSAPGSPTSLHTEVHNGQLYLGGYIPSIYKDSLTTFHEFQPLYGGGEQDVALIRTRAPGCALLACSVEMEDTVRISRTPPWISPERLLVDVEVANVDPVRSAGEVECVLTLPPGLVLDPSTQSLRQTLSGTIAPGRTEHFTWTLRVDTSALVLAADSGLWIDAVTYYKVGDNPREGAPAALPCEHYLRFEQVEHLEPLLACNVEMPDSILVNGTGDNYFPQPFTVRFTTENTGTEAVTFARFGLYPGGDIGAIPVPANQKYQPGVTLPPGETHALTWQVRTERRAEDRWMRVLVAGEDAIGNPITFCEQEVFVPGLLSPRCQPASTVEIRVDPSTGAYTPDPFEVGMTMQQVLDTTLLDCVGVIDLSACRYVGLASGETLQRPAVRLSADESDTLRWQLSLSSIPSVTAYDTVVYQTYSAGELRSSCLQVFRIVTLSENVSCAITAGDSLTQQDLLSRTPVPLSGILRNIGTVPVSVDHLRLSIPAGSGVYADEALMQTGRTLGPNEDLVIDWTLHARILRNSRDVLLEVSAFDDTDSLLTSCMHNLHIAGGPELQCMLSAADTVRFDRQGPAYDPDPCPVTVDLRNLLDEEERSVDAHIDLSSATRFTLASGETTEKTITVIDSQATGTVTWLLIPQPASTAEDQEVIVRYRSDEQTEWKECSVIIHIEAWPEETGTDCATGGHDSLYADPYYERFIPDPLFVSYTVTNTGTIALTGCEASIILPPEFVLAGSDSTQLFTSPEFANQQGGPVSPGTLLPNASCTRWWMITPSNQLTAAGPVNVTWQWRSDQQGSSDGCSSSIEVVFDSPGSVVLSPKHLYFEAERGGPLPAAQSVQLWTGGGLSMPWSMQPTETWLNANPLSGSQEATVVVQPNSTMLDVGGHGAALNVSATPSNRSIAVTYVIRKSTGVDDPSLPAALTLEAWPQPVAIGGMLQVAIPGAGDESYRLSLYDMLGRERLSRTLEAGGQWGIAVSGTQFTPGSYILRVTAADGAQVSKLISVIR